The proteins below come from a single Ochotona princeps isolate mOchPri1 chromosome 6, mOchPri1.hap1, whole genome shotgun sequence genomic window:
- the TSSK4 gene encoding testis-specific serine/threonine-protein kinase 4 isoform X1 codes for MGKGDAVEAAAPPTPAYRSVMEEYGYEVGKVIGNGSYGTVYEAYYTKQKVMVAVKIISKKKASEDYLNKFLPREIQVMKVLRHKYLINFYQAIETTSRVYIILELAQGGDVLEWIQRYGACSEPLAGKWFSQMAQGIAYLHSKGIVHSLTPSLSAAGRDLKLENLLLDKRENVKISDFGFAKMVPPNQPVRSSSSYRQVNCFTHLSQTYCGSFAYACPEILLGLPYNPFLSDTWSMGVILYTLVVARLPFDDTNLKKLLKETQKEVSFPHNQTISQECKSLVVHMLCQAAKRASILEILKDPWVLKFQPEQPTNEIRLLEAMCQPIGSSSSTSNRHQSLGNTA; via the exons ATGGGGAAAGGAGATGCTGTGGAGGCAGCAGCACCCCCCACCCCGGCCTATCGATCTGTCATGGAGGAGTATGGTTATGAAGTGGGCAAGGTCATTGGCAATGGCTCCTATGGGACAGTGTATGAGGCTTATTACACAAAGCAGAAAGTCATGGTGGCTGTCAAGATCATCTCAAAGAAGAAGGCCTCCGAGGACTATCTAAACAAGTTCCTGCCCCGCGAAATACAG GTGATGAAAGTGTTGCGGCACAAGTACCTCATCAACTTCTATCAGGCCATTGAGACCACATCCCGAGTGTACATCATTCTGGAGCTCGCTCAGGGTGGAGACGTCCTTGAATGGATCCAGCGCTACGGGGCCTGCTCTGAGCCGCTTGCTGGCAAGTGGTTCTCGCAGATGGCCCAGGGCATTGCCTATCTGCACAGCAAGGGCATCGTGCACAG CCTGACCCCCAGCCTTTCTGCTGCTGGTAGGGACCTAAAGTTGGAGAACTTGTTGTTGGACAAGCGGGAGAATGTGAAGATATCGGACTTTGGCTTCGCCAAGATGGTGCCTCCCAACCAGCCTGTGCGCAGTAGCTCTTCCTACCGCCAAGTAAACTGCTTTACCCACCTCAGCCAGACCTACTGTGGCAGCTTTGCATATGCATGCCCGGAGATCTTACTAGGTCTGCCCTACAACCCTTTCCTGTCTGACACTTGGAGCATGGGAGTCATCCTCTACACTCTGGTGGTCGCCCGCCTGCCCTTTGATGACACCAACCTCAAAAAGCTACTgaaggagactcagaaggaggTCTCCTTCCCGCATAACCAGACCATCTCCCAGGAGTGCAAG AGCCTGGTCGTTCACATGCTATGTCAAGCAGCCAAGCGTGCCAGCATCCTGGAGATCCTCAAGGATCCCTGGGTGCTCAAGTTCCAGCCTGAGCAGCCCACCAACGAGATCCGGCTGCTCGAGGCCATGTGTCAGCCcattggcagcagcagcagcaccagcaaccgCCACCAATCCTTGGGCAACACAGCTTGA
- the TM9SF1 gene encoding transmembrane 9 superfamily member 1 isoform X1, translating to MTVLGCPRRWNCPWLPVLILLLGTDRGPGVHGVTHYKAGDPVILYVNKVGPYHNPQETYHYYQLPVCCPEKIRHKSLSLGEVLDGDRMAESLYEIRFRENVEKRVLCHMQLSSAQVEQLRQAIEELYYFEFVVDDLPIRGFVGYMEESGFLPHSHKIGLWTHLDFHLEFHGDRIIFANVSVRDVKPHSLDGLRSDELLGLTHTYSVHWSETSVEQRSDRRRGDDGGFFPRTLEIHWLSIINSMVLVFLLVGFVAVILMRVLRNDLARYNLDEETTPGGAGDDFDQSDNGWKIIHTDVFRFPPYRGLLCAVLGVGAQFLALGTGIIVMALLGMFNVHRHGAINSAAILLYALTCCISGYVSSHFYRQIGGERWVWNIILTTSLFSVPFFLTWSVVNSVHWANGSTQALPATTILLLLTVWLLVGFPLTVIGGIFGKNNASPFDAPCRTKNIAREIPPQPWYKSTLVHMTVGGFLPFSAISVELYYIFATVWGREQYTLYGILFFVFAILLSVGACISIALTYFQLSGEDYRWWWRSVLSVGSTGLFIFLYSVFYYARRSNMSGAVQTVEFFGYSLLTSYVFFLMLGTISFFSSLKFIRYIYVNLKMD from the exons ATGACAGTCCTAGGGTGCCCTCGACGTTGGAACTGTCCGTGGTTGCCAGTCCTGATACTGCTGCTGGGCACAGACCGGGGGCCGGGGGTGCATGGCGTGACACATTACAAAGCCGGCGACCCTGTCATTCTGTATGTCAACAAAGTGGGTCCTTACCATAACCCCCAGGAAACTTACCACTACTACCAGCTGCCGGTCTGCTGCCCCGAGAAGATCCGTCACAAAAGCCTCAGCCTGGGCGAAGTGCTGGATGGGGACCGCATGGCCGAGTCTCTGTACGAGATCCGCTTTCGGGAGAACGTGGAGAAGAGAGTGCTGTGCCACATGCAGCTCAGCTCCGCACAG GTAGAGCAGCTGCGCCAGGCCATCGAGGAACTCTACTACTTTGAGTTTGTGGTCGATGATCTGCCAATCCGTGGCTTTGTGGGCTACATGGAGGAGAGTGGTTTCCTGCCACACAGCCACAAGATAGGACTGTGGACTCATTTGGACTTCCATTTAGAATTCCACGGAGATCGTATCATATTTGCCAACGTCTCGGTGCGGGATGTCAAGCCCCACAGCCTGGATGGGTTGCGGTCCGACGAGCTCCTGGGCCTCACCCACACTTACAGTGTGCACTGGTCTGAAACTTCAGTGGAGCAGCGGAGTGACCGGCGGCGTGGTGATGACGGTGGTTTCTTCCCCCGGACGCTGGAAATCCACTGGTTGTCCATcatcaactccatggtgctggtGTTTTTACTGGTGGGTTTCGTGGCTGTCATTCTCATGCGTGTGCTACGTAATGACCTGGCTCGGTACAACCTCGATGAGGAGACCACTCCCGGCGGTGCTGGCGATGACTTTGACCAGAGTGACAATGGCTGGAAAATTATCCACACGGATGTCTTCCGTTTCCCTCCCTACCGTGGGCTACTCTGTGCCGTGCTTGGTGTGGGTGCccagttcctggcccttggcacTG GCATCATTGTCATGGCACTGCTGGGCATGTTCAACGTGCACCGTCATGGGGCCATTAACTCGGCAGCCATCCTGCTGTATGCCCTAACCTGCTGCATCTCTGGCTACGTGTCCAGCCACTTCTACCGGCAGATCGGAGGCGAGCGTTGGGTGTGGAACATCATTCTCACCACCAGTCTCTTCTCTG TGCCTTTCTTCCTGACATGGAGTGTGGTGAACTCGGTGCACTGGGCCAATGGCTCAACACAGGCCCTGCCGGCCACCAccatcctgctgctgctgaccGTGTGGCTGCTCGTGGGCTTCCCCCTCACCGTCATCGGCGGCATCTTCGGCAAGAACAACGCCAGCCCCTTCGACGCGCCCTGTCGCACCAAGAACATCGCCCGCGAGATCCCGCCCCAGCCCTGGTACAAGTCGACTCTGGTCCACATGACTGTTGGAGGCTTCCTGCCGTTCAG TGCCATCTCGGTGGAGTTGTACTACATCTTCGCCACGGTGTGGGGCCGTGAGCAGTACACGCTGTACGGCATCCTCTTCTTCGTCTTCGCCATCCTGCTGAGTGTGGGCGCCTGCATCTCCATTGCGCTCACCTACTTCCAGCTGTCGGGGGAGGACTACCGCTGGTGGTGGCGATCCGTGCTCAGCGTCGGCTCCACTGGCCTCTTCATCTTCCTCTACTCCGTCTTCTACTACGCCCGCCGCTCCAACATGTCTGGGGCCGTGCAGACGGTTGAGTTCTTCGGTTACTCCCTGCTCACCAGCTATGTCTTCTTCCTCATGCTAGGCaccatctcatttttttcttccctcaagTTCATCCGTTACATCTATGTGAACCTAAAGATGGACTGA
- the TSSK4 gene encoding testis-specific serine/threonine-protein kinase 4 isoform X2: MGKGDAVEAAAPPTPAYRSVMEEYGYEVGKVIGNGSYGTVYEAYYTKQKVMVAVKIISKKKASEDYLNKFLPREIQVMKVLRHKYLINFYQAIETTSRVYIILELAQGGDVLEWIQRYGACSEPLAGKWFSQMAQGIAYLHSKGIVHRDLKLENLLLDKRENVKISDFGFAKMVPPNQPVRSSSSYRQVNCFTHLSQTYCGSFAYACPEILLGLPYNPFLSDTWSMGVILYTLVVARLPFDDTNLKKLLKETQKEVSFPHNQTISQECKSLVVHMLCQAAKRASILEILKDPWVLKFQPEQPTNEIRLLEAMCQPIGSSSSTSNRHQSLGNTA, from the exons ATGGGGAAAGGAGATGCTGTGGAGGCAGCAGCACCCCCCACCCCGGCCTATCGATCTGTCATGGAGGAGTATGGTTATGAAGTGGGCAAGGTCATTGGCAATGGCTCCTATGGGACAGTGTATGAGGCTTATTACACAAAGCAGAAAGTCATGGTGGCTGTCAAGATCATCTCAAAGAAGAAGGCCTCCGAGGACTATCTAAACAAGTTCCTGCCCCGCGAAATACAG GTGATGAAAGTGTTGCGGCACAAGTACCTCATCAACTTCTATCAGGCCATTGAGACCACATCCCGAGTGTACATCATTCTGGAGCTCGCTCAGGGTGGAGACGTCCTTGAATGGATCCAGCGCTACGGGGCCTGCTCTGAGCCGCTTGCTGGCAAGTGGTTCTCGCAGATGGCCCAGGGCATTGCCTATCTGCACAGCAAGGGCATCGTGCACAG GGACCTAAAGTTGGAGAACTTGTTGTTGGACAAGCGGGAGAATGTGAAGATATCGGACTTTGGCTTCGCCAAGATGGTGCCTCCCAACCAGCCTGTGCGCAGTAGCTCTTCCTACCGCCAAGTAAACTGCTTTACCCACCTCAGCCAGACCTACTGTGGCAGCTTTGCATATGCATGCCCGGAGATCTTACTAGGTCTGCCCTACAACCCTTTCCTGTCTGACACTTGGAGCATGGGAGTCATCCTCTACACTCTGGTGGTCGCCCGCCTGCCCTTTGATGACACCAACCTCAAAAAGCTACTgaaggagactcagaaggaggTCTCCTTCCCGCATAACCAGACCATCTCCCAGGAGTGCAAG AGCCTGGTCGTTCACATGCTATGTCAAGCAGCCAAGCGTGCCAGCATCCTGGAGATCCTCAAGGATCCCTGGGTGCTCAAGTTCCAGCCTGAGCAGCCCACCAACGAGATCCGGCTGCTCGAGGCCATGTGTCAGCCcattggcagcagcagcagcaccagcaaccgCCACCAATCCTTGGGCAACACAGCTTGA
- the TSSK4 gene encoding testis-specific serine/threonine-protein kinase 4 isoform X3, with amino-acid sequence MGKGDAVEAAAPPTPAYRSVMEEYGYEVGKVIGNGSYGTVYEAYYTKQKVMVAVKIISKKKASEDYLNKFLPREIQVMKVLRHKYLINFYQAIETTSRVYIILELAQGGDVLEWIQRYGACSEPLAGKWFSQMAQGIAYLHSKGIVHSLTPSLSAAGRDLKLENLLLDKRENVKISDFGFAKMVPPNQPVRSSSSYRQVNCFTHLSQTYCGSFAYACPEILLGLPYNPFLSDTWSMGVILYTLVVARLPFDDTNLKKLLKETQKEVSFPHNQTISQECKVPAFPQGLKP; translated from the exons ATGGGGAAAGGAGATGCTGTGGAGGCAGCAGCACCCCCCACCCCGGCCTATCGATCTGTCATGGAGGAGTATGGTTATGAAGTGGGCAAGGTCATTGGCAATGGCTCCTATGGGACAGTGTATGAGGCTTATTACACAAAGCAGAAAGTCATGGTGGCTGTCAAGATCATCTCAAAGAAGAAGGCCTCCGAGGACTATCTAAACAAGTTCCTGCCCCGCGAAATACAG GTGATGAAAGTGTTGCGGCACAAGTACCTCATCAACTTCTATCAGGCCATTGAGACCACATCCCGAGTGTACATCATTCTGGAGCTCGCTCAGGGTGGAGACGTCCTTGAATGGATCCAGCGCTACGGGGCCTGCTCTGAGCCGCTTGCTGGCAAGTGGTTCTCGCAGATGGCCCAGGGCATTGCCTATCTGCACAGCAAGGGCATCGTGCACAG CCTGACCCCCAGCCTTTCTGCTGCTGGTAGGGACCTAAAGTTGGAGAACTTGTTGTTGGACAAGCGGGAGAATGTGAAGATATCGGACTTTGGCTTCGCCAAGATGGTGCCTCCCAACCAGCCTGTGCGCAGTAGCTCTTCCTACCGCCAAGTAAACTGCTTTACCCACCTCAGCCAGACCTACTGTGGCAGCTTTGCATATGCATGCCCGGAGATCTTACTAGGTCTGCCCTACAACCCTTTCCTGTCTGACACTTGGAGCATGGGAGTCATCCTCTACACTCTGGTGGTCGCCCGCCTGCCCTTTGATGACACCAACCTCAAAAAGCTACTgaaggagactcagaaggaggTCTCCTTCCCGCATAACCAGACCATCTCCCAGGAGTGCAAGGTGCCAGCTTTCCCACAAGGACTGAAGCCTTAG
- the NEDD8 gene encoding NEDD8 translates to MLIKVKTLTGKEIEIDIEPTDKVERIKERVEEKEGIPPQQQRLIYSGKQMNDEKTAADYKILGGSVLHLVLALRGGGGLRQ, encoded by the exons ACACTGACTGGGAAGGAGATTGAAATTGACATAGAACCCACAGACAAG GTGGAGCGAATCAAGGAGCGGGTagaggagaaggaaggaattCCCCCGCAGCAGCAGCGCCTCATCTACAGTGGCAAACAGAT GAATGATGAGAAGACAGCAGCAGATTACAAGATCCTGGGGGGCTCAGTCCTCCACCTGGTGCTGGCCCTGAGAGGAGGGGGCGGGCTTAGGCAGTGA
- the TM9SF1 gene encoding transmembrane 9 superfamily member 1 isoform X2, which produces MAESLYEIRFRENVEKRVLCHMQLSSAQVEQLRQAIEELYYFEFVVDDLPIRGFVGYMEESGFLPHSHKIGLWTHLDFHLEFHGDRIIFANVSVRDVKPHSLDGLRSDELLGLTHTYSVHWSETSVEQRSDRRRGDDGGFFPRTLEIHWLSIINSMVLVFLLVGFVAVILMRVLRNDLARYNLDEETTPGGAGDDFDQSDNGWKIIHTDVFRFPPYRGLLCAVLGVGAQFLALGTGIIVMALLGMFNVHRHGAINSAAILLYALTCCISGYVSSHFYRQIGGERWVWNIILTTSLFSVPFFLTWSVVNSVHWANGSTQALPATTILLLLTVWLLVGFPLTVIGGIFGKNNASPFDAPCRTKNIAREIPPQPWYKSTLVHMTVGGFLPFSAISVELYYIFATVWGREQYTLYGILFFVFAILLSVGACISIALTYFQLSGEDYRWWWRSVLSVGSTGLFIFLYSVFYYARRSNMSGAVQTVEFFGYSLLTSYVFFLMLGTISFFSSLKFIRYIYVNLKMD; this is translated from the exons ATGGCCGAGTCTCTGTACGAGATCCGCTTTCGGGAGAACGTGGAGAAGAGAGTGCTGTGCCACATGCAGCTCAGCTCCGCACAG GTAGAGCAGCTGCGCCAGGCCATCGAGGAACTCTACTACTTTGAGTTTGTGGTCGATGATCTGCCAATCCGTGGCTTTGTGGGCTACATGGAGGAGAGTGGTTTCCTGCCACACAGCCACAAGATAGGACTGTGGACTCATTTGGACTTCCATTTAGAATTCCACGGAGATCGTATCATATTTGCCAACGTCTCGGTGCGGGATGTCAAGCCCCACAGCCTGGATGGGTTGCGGTCCGACGAGCTCCTGGGCCTCACCCACACTTACAGTGTGCACTGGTCTGAAACTTCAGTGGAGCAGCGGAGTGACCGGCGGCGTGGTGATGACGGTGGTTTCTTCCCCCGGACGCTGGAAATCCACTGGTTGTCCATcatcaactccatggtgctggtGTTTTTACTGGTGGGTTTCGTGGCTGTCATTCTCATGCGTGTGCTACGTAATGACCTGGCTCGGTACAACCTCGATGAGGAGACCACTCCCGGCGGTGCTGGCGATGACTTTGACCAGAGTGACAATGGCTGGAAAATTATCCACACGGATGTCTTCCGTTTCCCTCCCTACCGTGGGCTACTCTGTGCCGTGCTTGGTGTGGGTGCccagttcctggcccttggcacTG GCATCATTGTCATGGCACTGCTGGGCATGTTCAACGTGCACCGTCATGGGGCCATTAACTCGGCAGCCATCCTGCTGTATGCCCTAACCTGCTGCATCTCTGGCTACGTGTCCAGCCACTTCTACCGGCAGATCGGAGGCGAGCGTTGGGTGTGGAACATCATTCTCACCACCAGTCTCTTCTCTG TGCCTTTCTTCCTGACATGGAGTGTGGTGAACTCGGTGCACTGGGCCAATGGCTCAACACAGGCCCTGCCGGCCACCAccatcctgctgctgctgaccGTGTGGCTGCTCGTGGGCTTCCCCCTCACCGTCATCGGCGGCATCTTCGGCAAGAACAACGCCAGCCCCTTCGACGCGCCCTGTCGCACCAAGAACATCGCCCGCGAGATCCCGCCCCAGCCCTGGTACAAGTCGACTCTGGTCCACATGACTGTTGGAGGCTTCCTGCCGTTCAG TGCCATCTCGGTGGAGTTGTACTACATCTTCGCCACGGTGTGGGGCCGTGAGCAGTACACGCTGTACGGCATCCTCTTCTTCGTCTTCGCCATCCTGCTGAGTGTGGGCGCCTGCATCTCCATTGCGCTCACCTACTTCCAGCTGTCGGGGGAGGACTACCGCTGGTGGTGGCGATCCGTGCTCAGCGTCGGCTCCACTGGCCTCTTCATCTTCCTCTACTCCGTCTTCTACTACGCCCGCCGCTCCAACATGTCTGGGGCCGTGCAGACGGTTGAGTTCTTCGGTTACTCCCTGCTCACCAGCTATGTCTTCTTCCTCATGCTAGGCaccatctcatttttttcttccctcaagTTCATCCGTTACATCTATGTGAACCTAAAGATGGACTGA
- the CHMP4A gene encoding charged multivesicular body protein 4a: MSGLGRLFGRGKKEKGPTPEEAIQKLKETEKILIKKQEFLEQKIQQELQTAKKHGTKNRRAALQALRRKKRLEQQLAQTDGTLSTLEFQREAIENATTNAEVLRTMELAARGMKKAYQDMDIDKVDELMADITEQQEVAQQISDAISRPVGFGDDVDEDELLEELEELEQEELARELLNVGDKEKEPPVELPSVPSTLLPAGPAPKADEDEAELKQLAEWVS, encoded by the exons ATGAGTGGGCTCGGCCGGCTCTTCGGGAGGG GGAAGAAGGAGAAGGGGCCAACCCCAGAAGAAGCAATACAGAAATTGAAGGAAACGGAGAAGATCCTGATTAAGAAGCAAGAGTTCCTGGAGCAGAAGATTCAGCAGGAGCTGCAAACGGCCAAGAAGCATGGGACCAAGAATAGGAGAG CTGCCCTGCAGGCCCTGCGAAGGAAGAAGAGGCTGGAACAGCAGCTGGCGCAGACCGATGGGACATTGTCCACCCTGGAATTCCAGCGGGAGGCTATCGAGAATGCCACCACCAATGCCGAAGTGCTACGGACCATGGAGCTGGCTGCCCGAGGCATGAAGAAGGCTTACCAGGACAT GGACATTGACAAGGTGGATGAGCTGATGGCCGACATCACAGAACAGCAGGAGGTGGCCCAACAGATCTCAGATGCCATTTCTCGGCCTGTGGGCTTTGGAGATGATGTGGACGAG GATGAGCTGTTGGAGGAATTAGAGGAATTGGAACAGGAGGAACTGGCTCGGGAGTTGCTGAATGTGGGTGACAAGGAGAAAGAACCTCCAGTCGAATTGCCCAGCGTACCCTCCACTCTTCTGCCCGCAGGGCCAG CTCCCAAAGCAGATGAAGATGAAGCAGAGCTGAAGCAGTTGGCTGAGTGGGTATCCTGA
- the MDP1 gene encoding magnesium-dependent phosphatase 1, whose protein sequence is MAHLPKLAVFDLDYTLWPFWVDTHVDPPFHKSSDGTVRDKSGRDVRLYPEVPQVLERLQSLGVPIAAASRTGEIDGANQLLELFDLSRYFSHREIYPGSKVTHFERLHQKTGVRFWHMLFFDDEKRNIVDVGPLGVTCIHVQNGMNLATLTQGLEAFAKAQARP, encoded by the exons ATGGCGCATCTACCCAAGCTAGCAGTCTTCGATCTGG ATTATACGCTCTGGCCCTTCTGGGTCGACACGCACGTTGACCCTCCGTTCCATAAGAGCAG TGACGGGACCGTGCGCGACAAGAGTGGCCGGGATGTGCGGCTGTACCCAGAGGTGCCTCAGGTACTGGAGCGACTGCAGAGCCTAGGGGTGCCTATCGCCGCCGCATCCCG gACAGGGGAGATAGATGGGGCCAATCAGCTACTCGAGCTCTTTGACCTTAGCAGATACTTCAGTCACCGGGAAATCTATCCTGGCAGCAAAGTCACACACTTTGAGAG GTTGCACCAGAAGACTGGAGTTCGTTTCTGGCATATGCTCTTCTTCGATGATGAGAAGCGGAATATTGTAGATGTCGGCCCACTGG gGGTTACCTGTATTCACGTGCAGAATGGAATGAATCTTGCAACCCTTACTCAGGGGTTGGAGGCCTTTGCAAAGGCCCAGGCTAGGCCCTGA